A region of Photobacterium sanguinicancri DNA encodes the following proteins:
- the ftsB gene encoding cell division protein FtsB, whose protein sequence is MRLLTVLMLSVLCWLQYEFWLGKNGMMEYLQVKDNVEIQRHANAEVALRNQQMYVEISDLNRGLEAVEERARNELGMIKPEETFFRIVGDN, encoded by the coding sequence ATGCGTTTGTTAACTGTACTGATGTTATCCGTGCTGTGCTGGCTACAATATGAATTCTGGCTTGGAAAAAACGGCATGATGGAATACTTGCAGGTTAAAGATAACGTTGAGATTCAGCGTCATGCGAATGCTGAAGTCGCGCTGCGTAATCAGCAAATGTATGTCGAAATCTCCGATCTTAACCGTGGCCTTGAAGCGGTAGAAGAGCGAGCAAGAAATGAACTTGGCATGATAAAACCGGAAGAAACATTTTTCCGTATTGTTGGTGATAATTAA
- the nlpD gene encoding murein hydrolase activator NlpD, whose product MIKGVLGKHYWRVLAVATSLLLLSACSSNPPAPVSSINSKYGNVERGSFRGSYYQVKKGDTLYFIAYVTGRDVKDIVANNRLSAPYTIYPGQKLQLWKPKYTAPSYGKSAPVIVAKTPSKTTKSQAKPKPKPKPKPKQTTPVKKAQPQAAQKTANKKVDQARTKEYSQNTKSNKVVTKSASSNNKVDRWIWPTQGRLIAGFSNSENGNKGLDIAGQRGQAVKASAAGHVVYAGNALRGYGNLVIIKHSDDYLSAYAHNDKLLVKEKQAVKAGQKIASMGSSGAKSVRLHFEIRYKGKSVNPMRYLPKK is encoded by the coding sequence ATGATTAAAGGCGTGTTAGGGAAACACTATTGGCGGGTATTAGCGGTAGCAACGAGTTTGCTGCTGCTGTCTGCTTGTAGCTCGAATCCGCCAGCCCCAGTCTCGAGTATTAATAGTAAATACGGTAATGTCGAACGTGGCAGTTTCCGTGGTAGCTACTACCAAGTAAAAAAAGGCGATACATTATACTTTATCGCCTATGTTACTGGTCGTGACGTTAAAGATATCGTTGCGAATAACCGTTTGTCTGCTCCATACACCATTTATCCAGGACAAAAGCTTCAACTTTGGAAGCCGAAATATACAGCGCCATCGTATGGAAAGTCAGCGCCTGTCATCGTGGCTAAAACACCTTCTAAAACAACCAAAAGCCAAGCAAAGCCGAAACCCAAGCCCAAGCCTAAGCCGAAACAAACAACCCCAGTGAAAAAGGCTCAACCCCAGGCTGCACAAAAAACCGCCAATAAAAAAGTTGATCAGGCTCGCACAAAGGAGTACTCTCAAAACACCAAAAGTAACAAAGTTGTTACAAAAAGTGCAAGTTCCAATAACAAGGTTGACCGTTGGATTTGGCCAACGCAAGGGCGACTTATTGCTGGTTTCTCTAACTCTGAAAATGGTAATAAAGGGTTAGATATTGCAGGTCAACGGGGACAAGCGGTAAAAGCATCGGCGGCTGGCCATGTGGTATACGCAGGTAATGCACTTAGAGGCTATGGCAATTTAGTGATCATCAAACACAGCGATGACTATCTAAGCGCTTATGCCCATAACGATAAGTTACTGGTGAAAGAAAAGCAGGCAGTTAAAGCAGGTCAGAAGATAGCTTCCATGGGAAGTTCTGGCGCTAAGAGTGTCCGTTTACACTTTGAGATCCGTTACAAAGGTAAGTCAGTCAATCCGATGCGCTACTTACCGAAAAAATAG
- the ispF gene encoding 2-C-methyl-D-erythritol 2,4-cyclodiphosphate synthase gives MRIGHGFDVHKFGGEGPVIIGGVAVPYEQGLIAHSDGDVALHAVCDALLGAIGAGDIGRHFPDTDAEWKGADSRFLLRDVYHKVKAKGYRLGNLDVTIIAQAPKMAPHIDDMCKTIAEDLETTIDNINVKATTSERLGFTGRKEGIACEAVVLIHKAN, from the coding sequence ATGCGAATTGGACACGGCTTTGATGTGCACAAATTTGGCGGTGAAGGCCCAGTAATTATTGGTGGCGTAGCCGTACCTTATGAGCAAGGGCTGATTGCCCACTCAGATGGGGATGTAGCGCTTCATGCTGTTTGTGATGCTTTACTCGGCGCGATTGGCGCGGGTGATATTGGCCGTCACTTCCCAGATACTGATGCTGAGTGGAAAGGCGCAGATAGTCGATTTTTGCTGCGTGACGTTTACCATAAAGTAAAAGCAAAAGGTTACCGCTTAGGTAACCTAGATGTCACCATTATTGCGCAGGCGCCTAAAATGGCACCGCATATTGATGACATGTGTAAAACGATTGCTGAAGATTTAGAAACAACAATCGATAATATTAATGTTAAAGCAACAACCTCTGAGCGTTTAGGATTTACTGGACGTAAAGAAGGTATCGCATGCGAAGCAGTTGTTTTAATTCACAAGGCTAACTAA
- the rpoS gene encoding RNA polymerase sigma factor RpoS: protein MSRSSTAKNIEKFDFDEDMEMETPTVTEKAEAAETEADDVEISRYGTTQKALDATQLYLGEIGFSPLLTAEEEVLYARRALRGDEVARKRMIESNLRLVVKISRRYSNRGLALLDLVEEGNLGLIRAVEKFDPERGFRFSTYATWWIRQTIERAIMNQTRTIRLPIHVVKELNVYLRTARELAQKLDHEPTAEDIALKLEKPVDDVNRMLRLNERVGSVDNPIGGDSEKALLDIIPDEKNGGPETSTQDDDIKHSIVAWLQELNPKQREVLARRFGLLGYEASTLEDVGREIGLTRERVRQIQVEGLRRLRDMLTHQGLSIESLFNQDML from the coding sequence ATGAGTAGAAGCAGCACAGCCAAAAACATCGAAAAATTTGATTTTGATGAAGACATGGAAATGGAAACCCCTACCGTAACAGAAAAAGCGGAAGCCGCTGAAACTGAAGCCGATGATGTAGAAATTTCACGTTACGGAACAACGCAAAAAGCACTTGATGCGACCCAACTTTATCTTGGAGAAATTGGTTTCTCCCCCCTCCTTACCGCAGAAGAAGAAGTGCTTTACGCTCGTCGCGCCTTACGTGGTGACGAAGTTGCCCGTAAACGTATGATTGAAAGTAATCTCCGTTTAGTGGTGAAAATTTCTCGTCGTTACAGTAACCGAGGACTTGCCCTTTTAGATCTTGTTGAAGAAGGTAATCTAGGTCTGATTCGTGCGGTTGAGAAATTTGACCCTGAGCGCGGCTTTCGTTTTTCAACTTACGCAACATGGTGGATCCGCCAAACCATTGAGCGGGCGATCATGAACCAAACGCGTACTATCCGTTTGCCTATCCATGTGGTTAAAGAGTTGAACGTATATTTACGTACTGCACGCGAGCTAGCGCAAAAACTGGATCATGAACCCACCGCGGAAGACATTGCCCTCAAATTAGAAAAACCCGTTGATGATGTCAATCGGATGCTGCGTTTGAACGAACGTGTAGGCTCGGTGGATAACCCGATTGGTGGTGATTCAGAGAAAGCCTTACTTGATATTATTCCAGATGAAAAAAATGGTGGACCTGAAACCTCAACTCAAGACGATGATATCAAACACTCAATAGTGGCATGGCTACAAGAGTTGAACCCTAAGCAGCGTGAAGTGCTAGCCCGTCGTTTTGGACTACTGGGTTATGAAGCATCAACCCTCGAAGATGTCGGCCGAGAAATTGGTTTAACACGTGAGCGCGTTCGTCAAATTCAAGTTGAAGGGCTTCGCCGTTTACGTGACATGCTAACCCATCAGGGCTTAAGCATTGAATCTTTGTTTAACCAAGATATGTTATAG
- the surE gene encoding 5'/3'-nucleotidase SurE produces the protein MRILISNDDGIFAEGIKTLAESLAELGEVIVVAPDRNRSGASNSLTLDIPLRIREEGQGRVSVEGTPTDCVHFALNEWLDYRPDLVVAGINHGANLGDDVLYSGTVAAATEGHFLGVPAIAVSLVGKTHFATAAQVVKEVIVNMQSTPLPTNKILNINVPDLPYSDLQPWQVTRLGARHRAEDMVKEIDPRGKTVYWLGPPGACQDAGPGTDFYAIEQGAVSITPLQVDLTAHDALSGMKQWMQDVEIN, from the coding sequence ATGCGAATTCTGATCAGTAACGATGATGGCATTTTTGCAGAAGGGATAAAAACCCTAGCCGAGTCGTTAGCTGAGCTGGGAGAAGTGATTGTTGTTGCCCCTGATCGTAACCGTTCAGGCGCATCGAACTCGCTGACATTAGATATCCCGCTGCGCATCCGTGAAGAAGGTCAAGGGCGTGTGTCTGTTGAAGGCACACCAACCGACTGCGTACATTTTGCGTTGAATGAATGGTTAGATTACCGCCCTGATTTAGTGGTTGCTGGCATTAATCATGGTGCCAATTTAGGTGATGATGTGCTTTATTCTGGTACGGTGGCAGCCGCAACCGAAGGACACTTTTTAGGTGTACCTGCGATTGCGGTATCATTAGTGGGTAAAACACACTTTGCAACAGCAGCACAGGTTGTGAAAGAGGTGATTGTAAATATGCAGTCGACCCCTTTACCGACCAATAAAATTCTAAACATTAACGTGCCTGATTTACCCTATTCTGATCTTCAACCTTGGCAGGTTACACGTTTAGGTGCTCGTCATCGTGCCGAAGATATGGTGAAAGAAATCGACCCTCGTGGCAAAACAGTTTATTGGTTAGGCCCTCCAGGTGCATGCCAAGATGCTGGCCCTGGTACGGATTTTTACGCAATAGAACAAGGTGCTGTGTCGATCACACCATTACAAGTAGATTTAACCGCGCATGATGCCCTTTCAGGCATGAAGCAGTGGATGCAAGATGTGGAGATAAATTAA
- the ispD gene encoding 2-C-methyl-D-erythritol 4-phosphate cytidylyltransferase, producing MTQQLTAVVPAAGVGSRMAADRPKQYLSIAGKTILEHTIDRLLSHPAIQHVVIAITPSDPYFADLPLGQDPRITVVDGGAERADSVFAGLAKVPNDSWVLVHDAARPCLRQSDLQNLIDAALHSDCGAILASPVRDTMKRGNGEQGIANTVDRSDLWHALTPQMFKAEELREALQTALRDGAMVTDEASALEHCGKTPRLVKGRADNIKVTQPEDLALAEFYLQLLVKEQA from the coding sequence ATGACCCAACAACTGACTGCTGTCGTTCCAGCGGCAGGAGTAGGTAGCCGCATGGCTGCTGACCGACCTAAGCAATATCTATCCATTGCGGGTAAAACAATTTTAGAACATACCATCGACCGCTTGTTGAGCCACCCTGCTATTCAGCATGTCGTTATTGCGATTACTCCCTCCGACCCTTATTTTGCTGATTTGCCGCTAGGGCAAGATCCGCGAATTACGGTTGTTGATGGTGGTGCCGAGCGGGCAGATTCCGTGTTTGCAGGTTTGGCAAAAGTACCGAATGATAGCTGGGTATTAGTGCATGATGCTGCTCGTCCATGTTTGCGTCAGAGCGATCTTCAAAATTTGATCGATGCCGCTTTACATAGTGATTGCGGGGCAATCCTAGCATCGCCTGTGCGCGATACCATGAAGCGTGGTAACGGTGAACAAGGGATCGCAAACACCGTTGACCGAAGTGATTTATGGCACGCGCTGACTCCGCAAATGTTTAAAGCTGAAGAGTTACGTGAGGCCTTACAAACTGCATTACGTGACGGCGCGATGGTGACAGATGAAGCCTCTGCGTTGGAACACTGCGGTAAAACACCACGTCTAGTGAAAGGGCGTGCGGATAATATAAAAGTAACCCAGCCTGAAGATTTAGCGCTGGCTGAATTTTATTTGCAATTATTGGTAAAGGAACAAGCATGA
- the eno gene encoding phosphopyruvate hydratase, whose product MSKIVKVLGREIIDSRGNPTVEAEVHLEGGFVGMAAAPSGASTGSREALELRDGDKSRFLGKGVLKAIEAVNGPIAEALVGKDAKAQADIDQIMIDLDGTENKSLFGANAILAVSLANAKAAAAAKGMPLYEHIAELNGTAGVFSMPLPMMNIINGGEHADNNVDIQEFMIQPVGAKTLKEGLRIGAEVFHNLAKVLKSKGYSTAVGDEGGFAPNLKSNAEALEVIAEAVAAAGYELGKDVTLAMDCAASEFFDKEAGIYNMKGEGKTFTSVEFNHYLAELANNFPIVSIEDGLDESDWDGFKHQTELLGDKLQIVGDDLFVTNTKILAEGIEKGVANSILIKFNQIGSLTETLAAIKMAKDAGYTAVISHRSGETEDATIADLAVGTAAGQIKTGSMSRSDRVAKYNQLIRIEEALGAKAPFNGLKEVKGQA is encoded by the coding sequence ATGTCTAAGATCGTTAAAGTTCTAGGTCGTGAAATCATCGATTCACGCGGTAACCCAACTGTTGAAGCTGAAGTACACCTAGAAGGCGGTTTCGTTGGTATGGCGGCAGCACCATCTGGCGCATCTACTGGTTCTCGCGAAGCTCTTGAGCTACGTGACGGCGACAAATCACGTTTCCTAGGTAAAGGTGTTCTTAAAGCAATTGAAGCTGTAAACGGCCCAATCGCTGAAGCACTAGTTGGCAAAGATGCGAAAGCACAAGCTGACATCGACCAAATCATGATCGACCTAGACGGTACTGAAAACAAATCACTTTTCGGTGCTAACGCAATCCTAGCTGTTTCTCTAGCGAATGCTAAAGCGGCTGCAGCGGCTAAAGGCATGCCTCTTTACGAGCACATCGCAGAGCTAAACGGCACAGCTGGCGTATTCTCTATGCCTCTACCAATGATGAACATCATCAATGGTGGCGAGCACGCTGATAACAACGTTGACATCCAAGAGTTCATGATTCAGCCAGTTGGCGCTAAAACTCTTAAAGAAGGTCTGCGTATCGGCGCTGAAGTATTCCACAACCTAGCTAAAGTTCTTAAGTCTAAGGGCTACAGCACTGCAGTTGGTGATGAAGGTGGCTTCGCTCCTAACCTTAAGTCTAACGCTGAAGCGCTAGAAGTTATCGCAGAAGCTGTTGCAGCTGCTGGTTACGAACTAGGTAAAGACGTTACTCTTGCTATGGACTGTGCAGCATCTGAGTTCTTCGACAAAGAAGCTGGCATCTACAACATGAAGGGCGAAGGTAAAACTTTCACTTCTGTAGAGTTCAACCACTACCTAGCTGAGCTAGCGAACAACTTCCCAATCGTTTCTATCGAAGACGGTCTTGACGAGTCTGATTGGGATGGCTTCAAGCACCAAACAGAACTTCTAGGCGACAAGCTTCAAATCGTTGGTGACGATCTGTTCGTTACAAACACTAAGATTCTTGCAGAAGGTATCGAGAAAGGCGTAGCTAACTCTATCCTTATCAAGTTCAACCAAATCGGTTCTCTTACAGAGACTCTAGCTGCAATCAAGATGGCTAAAGATGCTGGTTACACAGCAGTTATCTCTCACCGTTCTGGCGAAACTGAAGATGCAACTATCGCTGATCTAGCGGTAGGTACAGCTGCAGGTCAAATCAAAACTGGTTCTATGAGCCGTTCTGACCGTGTTGCTAAGTACAACCAACTTATCCGTATCGAAGAAGCTCTAGGTGCTAAAGCTCCTTTCAACGGTCTTAAAGAAGTTAAAGGTCAAGCTTAA
- the mutS gene encoding DNA mismatch repair protein MutS has product MMQQFLRIKAENPDVLLFYRMGDFYELFFDDAKNASQLLDISLTKRGSSNGEPIPMAGVPHHAVEGYLAKLVQQGVSVAICEQIGDPATSKGPVERQVVRIVTPGTVSDEALLNERHDNLIAAIFHSGDRFGYATLDITSGRFMLSEPETEEAMQAELQRTSPAELLYSEDFSHQHIIEHIKGTRRRPLWEFDIETARQQLTLQFGTRDLVGFGVEKAEHGLCAAGCLLQYVKDTQRTALPHIRAITLDRKDHAVILDAATRRNLELTQNLAGGFDNTLASVLDHTATPMGSRLLKRWLHQPIRDRQQLNGRLDAIAAFKDSGLFMDVASNLRNMGDLERILARLALRSARPRDLARMRTALQHLPELSDILSDTDQIRVKELAQHAAPMDDICELLERAVKENPPVVMRDGGVLAEGYNAELDEWRDLADGATRYLDELEKREREHHDIDSLKVGFNQVHGFFIQVSRGQSHLVPAHYVRRQTLKNAERYIIPELKEHEDKVLHSKSKALALEKKLWEELFDLLLPHLEQLQLIANALSELDVLANLAERADTLNYCRPEITEQTGIEITAGRHPVVEQVLSEPFIANPISLHHDRRMLIVTGPNMGGKSTYMRQTALIALMAHVGSFVPAEAVKIGPLDRIFTRIGASDDLASGRSTFMVEMTETANILHNATQNSLVLMDEIGRGTSTYDGLSLAWASAEWLAEKIAAMTLFATHYFELTELPSLMDGLANVHLDAVEHGDEIAFMHAVQEGAASKSYGLAVASLAGVPKAVIKRAKSKLQQLEASGHQQAIKPTGGVPKEENQLTLIPEPSEVEEALAKVNPDEMTPRQALDELYRLKALL; this is encoded by the coding sequence ATGATGCAGCAGTTTTTAAGGATCAAGGCTGAAAACCCTGATGTGTTGTTGTTTTATCGTATGGGGGATTTCTACGAACTATTTTTTGATGATGCCAAGAATGCTTCTCAGCTATTAGATATTTCCCTAACAAAACGTGGGTCATCTAACGGCGAGCCAATCCCGATGGCAGGTGTGCCACATCACGCTGTTGAAGGCTATTTAGCAAAGCTTGTTCAACAAGGTGTGTCAGTCGCTATCTGTGAGCAGATCGGTGATCCTGCAACCAGCAAAGGCCCAGTTGAACGTCAAGTTGTTCGTATTGTCACACCTGGTACAGTCAGTGATGAGGCGTTACTTAATGAGCGTCACGACAACCTTATTGCTGCTATCTTCCACTCGGGTGATCGATTTGGCTATGCCACACTCGATATTACCTCTGGCCGCTTTATGTTGTCAGAGCCTGAAACTGAAGAAGCGATGCAAGCTGAATTACAACGCACCAGTCCTGCAGAGTTACTCTACTCTGAAGATTTCAGCCACCAGCACATTATTGAACATATCAAAGGCACTCGTCGCCGCCCATTGTGGGAATTTGATATTGAGACAGCACGCCAGCAACTTACCTTGCAGTTTGGCACCCGTGATCTTGTGGGTTTTGGTGTTGAAAAAGCGGAGCATGGCTTATGTGCGGCTGGTTGCTTGCTGCAATATGTCAAAGACACGCAACGTACTGCGCTACCACACATTCGCGCGATCACCTTAGATCGTAAAGATCATGCTGTGATTCTTGATGCTGCGACCCGTCGTAACTTAGAGCTAACCCAAAACCTTGCAGGCGGCTTTGATAACACGTTGGCATCAGTGCTGGATCATACCGCGACCCCTATGGGTAGCCGTTTGCTAAAACGTTGGTTGCACCAACCGATCCGCGATCGCCAACAACTCAATGGTCGTCTTGATGCTATTGCGGCATTTAAAGACTCTGGTCTATTCATGGATGTGGCAAGCAACCTACGCAATATGGGCGACCTTGAGCGTATCTTGGCACGCCTTGCATTACGCTCTGCCCGCCCACGCGATTTAGCCCGCATGCGTACCGCGCTACAGCACTTACCAGAACTCAGCGATATTCTGTCTGACACTGACCAAATTCGTGTTAAAGAGTTAGCTCAGCACGCTGCGCCTATGGATGACATCTGCGAATTGCTCGAACGTGCCGTCAAAGAGAATCCACCTGTCGTCATGCGCGATGGTGGTGTTTTAGCTGAAGGTTATAACGCCGAGTTAGACGAATGGCGCGATCTTGCTGATGGTGCAACCCGCTACCTTGATGAATTAGAAAAGCGCGAACGTGAACATCACGATATCGATAGTTTAAAGGTTGGCTTTAACCAAGTGCACGGTTTCTTTATCCAAGTCAGCCGTGGTCAAAGCCACTTAGTCCCTGCGCACTATGTGCGTCGACAAACGCTAAAGAATGCCGAACGTTACATTATCCCCGAGCTAAAAGAACACGAAGATAAAGTGCTGCATTCAAAATCTAAAGCATTAGCATTAGAGAAAAAACTGTGGGAAGAGTTGTTTGATTTGTTGCTACCGCACCTCGAACAACTGCAGTTAATCGCCAACGCACTCTCTGAACTAGATGTACTGGCGAACCTTGCAGAACGCGCCGACACTCTAAATTACTGCCGTCCGGAGATCACCGAACAAACTGGGATTGAGATAACCGCAGGCCGTCACCCTGTCGTTGAGCAAGTGCTAAGCGAACCTTTTATCGCTAACCCTATCTCACTCCACCACGATCGCCGTATGCTGATCGTTACGGGTCCAAATATGGGTGGTAAATCGACCTATATGCGTCAAACCGCCTTGATTGCCTTAATGGCCCATGTGGGTTCGTTTGTACCAGCGGAAGCCGTTAAAATTGGCCCTCTTGATCGCATTTTCACCCGTATTGGTGCTTCTGATGATTTAGCCTCTGGCCGTTCAACCTTCATGGTCGAAATGACAGAAACAGCGAATATATTGCACAATGCCACCCAAAATAGCTTAGTACTAATGGATGAAATTGGCCGTGGCACTAGTACTTATGATGGCCTATCGCTAGCATGGGCCAGTGCTGAATGGTTAGCTGAAAAAATTGCCGCAATGACACTATTTGCGACCCACTACTTTGAATTAACCGAGCTACCGTCATTGATGGACGGCTTGGCGAATGTTCACTTAGATGCGGTTGAACACGGCGATGAAATTGCCTTTATGCATGCCGTTCAAGAAGGTGCTGCCAGCAAATCTTACGGCTTGGCCGTTGCCAGTTTAGCGGGTGTACCTAAAGCCGTCATTAAACGTGCTAAGAGTAAACTGCAACAATTGGAAGCGAGCGGTCACCAACAGGCCATCAAGCCTACAGGTGGTGTGCCAAAAGAAGAAAACCAACTCACGCTGATCCCAGAACCAAGTGAAGTAGAAGAAGCATTGGCCAAAGTTAACCCCGATGAGATGACGCCACGTCAAGCTCTGGATGAACTTTACCGCTTAAAAGCGCTGCTATAA
- the truD gene encoding tRNA pseudouridine(13) synthase TruD has protein sequence MSDVMDNFLWLHGKPTSQGYIKVLPEHFVVKENLGFSFAGHGEHFMVKIHKVGENTKYVVNELAKACGVKSRDVSWAGLKDRHAVTEQWLSVHLPGKDDPDLAQFEAEHPGIKVLETARHDKKLRPGDLVGNWFELRLTDIDTPAAVIERLEKVQQQGVPNYFGEQRFGRGGNNVVKARAWGNDEFRVRDKSKRSFYLSAARSWLFNMVLSARIEQQNVHTVILGDCLQAQGRHDSTLVESLDGDWQSKVDAGELAITAPMVGDNALPTSADAEALELAVIDAEPPLLKLIRDNRMRHERRPLLLKPDQLTWQQEDNDIVVSFALPAGCFATAVVRELMTVREQEGEYYANSDQ, from the coding sequence ATGTCTGATGTAATGGACAACTTTTTATGGCTTCACGGTAAGCCAACCTCACAAGGCTACATCAAAGTATTACCTGAACACTTTGTTGTAAAAGAGAATCTCGGCTTCTCATTTGCGGGCCATGGTGAGCACTTTATGGTCAAAATCCATAAAGTGGGTGAGAACACTAAATATGTCGTGAACGAGCTAGCAAAAGCATGTGGGGTCAAATCACGTGATGTAAGCTGGGCGGGCTTGAAAGATCGCCATGCAGTAACAGAACAGTGGTTGAGTGTTCATTTACCAGGTAAAGATGATCCTGATCTTGCTCAGTTTGAAGCGGAGCACCCTGGCATTAAAGTGTTAGAGACTGCTCGCCATGATAAAAAATTACGTCCAGGTGATTTAGTTGGTAACTGGTTTGAATTGCGTCTAACCGATATTGATACGCCAGCGGCGGTAATTGAACGATTAGAAAAAGTGCAGCAACAGGGTGTGCCTAATTACTTTGGTGAGCAACGTTTTGGCCGTGGTGGTAATAACGTTGTTAAGGCGCGTGCTTGGGGTAACGATGAATTTCGTGTTCGCGATAAAAGCAAACGTAGTTTTTACTTATCTGCTGCGCGCTCATGGTTATTTAATATGGTGCTATCTGCGCGTATTGAACAACAAAACGTGCACACTGTCATATTAGGTGACTGCTTACAAGCGCAAGGTCGTCATGACAGTACGCTGGTTGAGTCTCTTGACGGTGATTGGCAAAGTAAAGTGGATGCCGGTGAACTTGCGATTACGGCACCTATGGTCGGTGATAATGCTTTACCAACCAGTGCTGATGCGGAAGCGTTGGAACTGGCTGTGATTGATGCAGAACCGCCATTGCTCAAATTGATCCGTGATAACCGTATGCGTCATGAACGTCGCCCACTGTTGCTTAAACCAGATCAACTCACATGGCAGCAAGAAGATAACGATATTGTTGTTTCTTTTGCTCTGCCTGCAGGCTGCTTTGCAACGGCAGTAGTACGTGAATTAATGACAGTACGAGAGCAAGAAGGCGAATACTATGCGAATTCTGATCAGTAA
- a CDS encoding protein-L-isoaspartate(D-aspartate) O-methyltransferase, whose product MRHVRERHNLMTFLKQQGITNESVLAAIENVPRELFVDEAFSHQAYENNALPIGSGQTISQPYIVAKMTQLLALTPDSKVLEIGTGSGYQTAVLAHLVNHVCSVERIKALQWQAKRRFKKLELHNISTKHGDGWLGWHNKGPFDAIIVTAAAESLPVELLTQLTHGGRLIIPVGEHQQVLKQVTRQGDEFLYQDIEVVRFVPLVAGELA is encoded by the coding sequence ATGCGTCATGTGAGAGAGCGGCATAACCTGATGACATTTTTGAAACAGCAAGGTATCACCAATGAGAGTGTACTGGCTGCAATTGAAAATGTACCAAGGGAGCTGTTTGTCGATGAAGCCTTTTCTCATCAAGCTTATGAAAATAATGCCTTGCCAATTGGCAGTGGTCAGACAATTTCGCAACCTTATATCGTTGCGAAAATGACACAGTTACTGGCGCTGACGCCAGATTCAAAAGTGCTAGAAATAGGTACTGGGTCTGGCTATCAAACGGCAGTTTTAGCACATTTGGTAAACCATGTTTGTTCGGTTGAGCGAATTAAGGCGCTTCAATGGCAGGCCAAACGTCGCTTTAAAAAGCTCGAACTCCATAACATTTCAACAAAACATGGTGATGGTTGGCTAGGTTGGCACAATAAAGGGCCATTCGATGCCATTATTGTTACAGCGGCAGCTGAAAGTTTGCCCGTTGAGTTGTTGACGCAATTAACCCACGGTGGCCGCTTGATTATTCCTGTGGGTGAGCACCAGCAAGTGTTAAAGCAAGTCACGCGTCAGGGTGATGAGTTTTTATATCAAGATATTGAAGTTGTACGTTTTGTTCCGCTAGTAGCTGGAGAGTTAGCGTAA
- a CDS encoding CinA family protein has translation MESTIQLATLLGDALLKQGWTATTAESCTGGGVSAAITDIAGSSAWFDRAFITYSNEAKQQMLGVSEYALIAEGAVSETVVEQMSTGALLHSMADISVAISGIAGPTGATETKPVGTVCFGWADKTGWHQQTTCIFAGDRTQVRALAIEKALSGMVERLQQLGSPVM, from the coding sequence ATGGAATCCACAATACAATTAGCCACTCTATTAGGCGACGCGTTACTAAAACAAGGTTGGACTGCCACTACCGCAGAGTCGTGCACTGGCGGTGGGGTTTCTGCGGCGATTACCGATATTGCTGGAAGTTCAGCGTGGTTTGATCGGGCGTTTATCACTTACAGTAACGAAGCCAAACAGCAGATGCTAGGGGTGAGCGAGTACGCCTTGATAGCAGAAGGTGCCGTGAGTGAAACCGTGGTTGAGCAAATGTCCACTGGGGCATTATTGCATTCTATGGCCGATATTAGCGTGGCGATCAGTGGCATTGCTGGCCCAACAGGTGCAACGGAAACTAAGCCTGTTGGTACTGTGTGTTTTGGCTGGGCAGATAAGACGGGTTGGCATCAACAAACGACCTGTATATTTGCCGGTGATCGCACTCAAGTTAGAGCCCTCGCGATAGAAAAAGCACTGAGCGGAATGGTAGAACGCTTGCAGCAGTTGGGCTCACCAGTGATGTAA